One part of the Novipirellula aureliae genome encodes these proteins:
- a CDS encoding sensor histidine kinase, producing MTKKVGSVKPMDEDRLTELIESERSAIGHEIHDSMLPLLFGASAVLHREIERANSDQTDIERLEKATAWVDEAMRIGRNILSLAHAPKFDSAQDTASWDAEVESTVEGVLDVGEDLPWTLKMDVSEKAKIVSAPVATAAYRISVEAVRNAIRHGKATEVQITASVENSTLHLSVHDNGNGFDVNAIPDDRYGIRTMKGRAKLVGGTLRVESRCSGPTIVHFDCHVNGS from the coding sequence TTGACAAAAAAGGTTGGTTCGGTTAAGCCGATGGACGAAGACAGGTTGACGGAGCTGATTGAAAGCGAGCGTTCAGCGATAGGCCATGAAATTCATGATTCCATGCTGCCGCTTCTGTTCGGAGCCTCGGCGGTACTGCATCGAGAAATCGAGCGAGCCAACAGCGACCAAACCGATATCGAACGATTAGAAAAAGCGACGGCTTGGGTCGATGAAGCGATGCGGATTGGCCGCAACATCCTCAGCTTGGCCCATGCACCCAAATTCGACTCCGCACAAGACACAGCATCCTGGGATGCCGAAGTCGAATCGACCGTCGAGGGAGTCTTGGATGTCGGTGAAGATTTGCCGTGGACATTGAAAATGGATGTCTCGGAAAAGGCAAAAATAGTTTCCGCCCCGGTAGCGACCGCCGCCTATCGAATCTCCGTCGAAGCGGTTCGCAATGCCATCCGCCACGGCAAAGCCACCGAGGTGCAAATCACCGCGTCTGTTGAAAACAGCACTTTGCACCTGAGTGTCCACGACAACGGCAACGGTTTTGACGTTAACGCCATTCCCGACGATCGGTATGGAATCCGAACGATGAAAGGGCGAGCAAAATTGGTTGGCGGAACACTACGAGTGGAATCACGCTGTTCGGGTCCAACGATCGTCCATTTCGATTGTCATGTGAATGGTTCATGA
- a CDS encoding STAS domain-containing protein — MSAITTQINGEILLVGFTDSKILDSQRIEQVGRELQAAVPQAIHKKMLLVFRGVSFMSSAMITKLVMLNKGCKAQGVTLKFCEVSPNVMEVFKITKLNKIFDIQESEEKAVASFDKKGWFG, encoded by the coding sequence ATGTCGGCTATCACGACCCAAATCAACGGCGAAATTTTGCTAGTTGGCTTCACGGATAGTAAAATTCTCGATTCTCAACGGATCGAACAAGTCGGACGCGAATTGCAAGCCGCAGTCCCTCAAGCAATCCACAAAAAGATGCTACTCGTTTTTCGTGGCGTCTCCTTCATGTCCTCGGCAATGATCACCAAGTTGGTGATGCTCAACAAAGGCTGTAAAGCTCAAGGGGTAACATTGAAGTTCTGTGAAGTTTCGCCCAATGTCATGGAGGTCTTCAAGATCACCAAATTGAATAAAATTTTTGACATACAAGAAAGCGAAGAAAAGGCAGTCGCAAGCTTTGACAAAAAAGGTTGGTTCGGTTAA
- a CDS encoding DNA-directed RNA polymerase subunit alpha C-terminal domain-containing protein codes for MTRIPLSQADEEARLKTERLDLSIAEMGLSVRTTNCLEETGILTVRDLLQATPKKLMNISNFGEKTLEEVYEALEALGFYRPGRKTTPA; via the coding sequence ATGACACGTATCCCTTTAAGCCAGGCCGATGAGGAAGCTCGTTTGAAAACGGAGCGATTGGATTTGAGCATTGCCGAGATGGGACTGTCGGTGCGAACCACGAATTGCCTGGAAGAGACGGGAATTTTGACCGTCCGCGACCTGCTTCAAGCGACCCCAAAGAAATTGATGAACATCAGCAACTTTGGCGAGAAAACGCTAGAGGAAGTCTACGAGGCCCTTGAGGCTCTAGGGTTCTATCGTCCAGGTCGCAAAACGACTCCGGCCTAG